In Magnolia sinica isolate HGM2019 chromosome 12, MsV1, whole genome shotgun sequence, a single genomic region encodes these proteins:
- the LOC131221073 gene encoding uncharacterized protein LOC131221073 isoform X2, translating to MAREPRYCIYRRLPNIFLHFLTPKRPKSLISLRHRHLRLPLPLPLPISLDLPLPISTLSLDLPLTLAPSPSISLSLDLPLRLPISTLSLSISLSLDLPLTLPPSLDLPLPISLSLQHPSPCISSHMKDVVVHLNLWKKVMLLAHFKRLMREFTHMHDQAVHPT from the exons atggctcGAGAGCCACGTTACTGTATATACCGCAGACTACCgaatatttttcttcatttccttaccCCAAAACGCCCTAAATCCCTCATTTCCTTACGCCATCGCCATTtgcgtctccctctccctctccctctcccaatctccctcgatctccctctcccgatctcaaccctctctctcgatctccctctcactctcgctccctctccctcaatctccctctccctcgatctccctctccgtcttccgatctcaaccctctctctctcgatctccctctccctcgatctccctctcactctgcctccctctcttgatctccctctcccgatctccctctccctgcaaCATCCCTCTCCCTGCATTTCCTCTCATATGAAAGATGTAGTCGTGCATTTGAATCTGTGGAAGAAG GTGATGCTGCTTGCACATTTCAAGCGATTGATGAGAGAGTTTACACATATGCATGACCAAGCTGTTCatccaacctga
- the LOC131221073 gene encoding uncharacterized protein LOC131221073 isoform X3: MAREPRYCIYRRLPNIFLHFLTPKRPKSLISLRHRHLRLPLPLPLPISLDLPLPISTLSLDLPLTLAPSPSISLSLDLPLRLPISTLSLSISLSLDLPLTLPPSLDLPLPISLSLQHPSPCISSHMKDVVVHLNLWKKRNQQ, encoded by the exons atggctcGAGAGCCACGTTACTGTATATACCGCAGACTACCgaatatttttcttcatttccttaccCCAAAACGCCCTAAATCCCTCATTTCCTTACGCCATCGCCATTtgcgtctccctctccctctccctctcccaatctccctcgatctccctctcccgatctcaaccctctctctcgatctccctctcactctcgctccctctccctcaatctccctctccctcgatctccctctccgtcttccgatctcaaccctctctctctcgatctccctctccctcgatctccctctcactctgcctccctctcttgatctccctctcccgatctccctctccctgcaaCATCCCTCTCCCTGCATTTCCTCTCATATGAAAGATGTAGTCGTGCATTTGAATCTGTGGAAGAAG agaaATCAACAGTAG
- the LOC131221073 gene encoding uncharacterized protein LOC131221073 isoform X1: MAREPRYCIYRRLPNIFLHFLTPKRPKSLISLRHRHLRLPLPLPLPISLDLPLPISTLSLDLPLTLAPSPSISLSLDLPLRLPISTLSLSISLSLDLPLTLPPSLDLPLPISLSLQHPSPCISSHMKDVVVHLNLWKKKYLCRWRKLTVGFVWPYMRQILGCPSVGRSP, encoded by the exons atggctcGAGAGCCACGTTACTGTATATACCGCAGACTACCgaatatttttcttcatttccttaccCCAAAACGCCCTAAATCCCTCATTTCCTTACGCCATCGCCATTtgcgtctccctctccctctccctctcccaatctccctcgatctccctctcccgatctcaaccctctctctcgatctccctctcactctcgctccctctccctcaatctccctctccctcgatctccctctccgtcttccgatctcaaccctctctctctcgatctccctctccctcgatctccctctcactctgcctccctctcttgatctccctctcccgatctccctctccctgcaaCATCCCTCTCCCTGCATTTCCTCTCATATGAAAGATGTAGTCGTGCATTTGAATCTGTGGAAGAAG AAATATTTATGTAGGTGGAGGAAGTTGACGGTTGGATTTGTCTGGCCTTACATGCGTCAGATTTTGGGTTGTCCTTCTGTTGGACgctcaccttga
- the LOC131221075 gene encoding sucrose transport protein SUT4-like, whose product MLDLANNTVQGPAPALLADLSGPDQKNVANAIFCSWMAIGNIVGYSSGASGSCTGEIFLAYIINLLLCFSIDCSC is encoded by the exons ATGCTGGATTTGGCTAACAATACAGTGCAA GGTCCAGCTCCTGCTCTTCTGGCTGATCTCTCAG GGCCTGACCAAAAAAATGTAGCAAATGCAATATTTTGCTCATGGATGGCTATTGGAAACATTGTAGGGTATTCTTCTGGAGCTAGTGGAAGTTGCACAGGTGAAATTTTCTTGGCttatattattaatttattaCTTTGCTTTTCTATTGATTGTTCTTGCTGA
- the LOC131221074 gene encoding DNA mismatch repair protein MSH4-like, whose translation MARGCFDDTKLFINVSQGAVLVKSLAAKEPSALALDTYYKQYYLCLAAAAATIKWMIVLNGEHCNLFQVHLVFTY comes from the exons ATGGCTCGTGGGTGCTTTGATGATACTAAG CTTTTCATCAATGTTTCACAGGGAGCTGTGCTGGTTAAAAGTTTGGCTGCCAAGGAACCATCTGCTCTTGCCTTGGATACTTATTACAAGCAGTATTATCTCTGTTTGGCTGCCGCTGCTGCTACTATCAAATG GATGATAGTGTTAAATGGAGAgcattgcaatttatttcaagtTCACTTGGTATTCACTTATTAG